CTCTGACGGCACTTCGGATGGCCGGCCGCCACGCCACGCGCTTCGTCGTCGATTCGTACGCCGCCGCGCGCCGATTGATGCGACAGGAGCGGGTCGACCGCGCCCGGATCGACATCATTCCGCCCGGCGTGGATTACTCCCGGTTTCCCCATCGCACGGTTGAGAGTGTCATCGAAGCCAAGCACGCGCTCGGGTTGTCGCGTCAGCAGCCGCTCGTCGTTATGGCGATATCATCGGGGCAACACCAGGACTGTGTGCGGTTCGTTCATGTCGCCGCGCAGTTGATCCGTCACCAACCTGATGCGCGCTTCGTCCTGATCGGCACCATGTCGCGCGAGCACATCACCGCCACCAAACGCGAGATCCAAACCCGGCATCTGTCCGAACGCCTCCAACTGATCGACTCCCCGGAATCGCTGCCGCTCTGGTTGCAGGCCGCCGATGTCGGCGTGTCGACCTCCCATCTGGAAAGCGCGTCGCGACCCCTGCTTCTGTACATGGCCACCGGGCTGCCGATTGTCGCCGTCGACGCCGGCGGCAACCGTGAGTTGATCACGCACGGCGAGTCCGGATATCTCTGCGATCTGGCCGACCTCGATCAACTGGCCATGTACATCATGGTGTTCTTGCTGTCGCCGGAACAATCGGCGCGTATCGGCGCGACCGCCCGTCACCGTGCCGAGACCGAGTTTCCCCTTTCCCGCGCCACAGGGGCGTATGAGGATTATTTCCGCACCCTCGCCTACGCTGTGTTGTCACGGTGAGTCTCGTAGGTCGGGAGCCCTGTGCTCCTGACACCCGAGGTATCACTGCCTCGGGAGCCTCCGACGGAGGCCATTATTGATCCGCAGTCCCATTCTACCGTATCATTCCCCGCATGGCTGACGCATGAGATGACATCGCCGCAAGCCACCGAGTCCGACCATTGACTTCATCCCGTCCCTCCCATCCGGAAACCGACCCTCTCCTGGCCGAGTTGAATCCGCCGCAGCGCGAGGCGGTCACCCACGGCTCCGGGCCATTGTTGATCCTGGCCGGGGCCGGATCGGGGAAGACGCGCGTCATCACCTACCGGATCGCCCACCTCTTGCGGCTGGGCGTGCCGCCCTGGTCGATTCTCGCCGTGACCTTCACCAACAAGGCCGCCGGGGAGATGAAGGGACGTGTTCGCGAGCTTGTTGGCGACACCGCGCAGGCGGTCTGGGTGTCAACCTTCCATTCGTTCGCGGCGCGATTCCTGCGCCAGGAGTACCAGGCCGCCGGGCTCCCGCGCGGTTTCACGATCTATGATGACGACGATAAGACGCGACTGCTCAAGCGCACGATCGAGGAGCTGAATCTCCCCATCCGTACCTTCGTGCCGGGGATGGTCAAGTCACTCATCTCGGCAGCCAAGGACAAGCTGCAGGATGCGACGGCCGTCGCCCGACTGGCGCGCGATGACTTTGACCGGCGGATCGCCGAGATCTATGCCGCCTACCAGCGTCAACTGGCCGATGCCGGCGCCGTGGACTTCGATGACCTGATCGTGCGGACGGTGAATCTCCTGAAGGAGAGAGAAGACGTCCGCCGCCGCTGGCAGGGGCGTTTCCACCATGTCCTTGTCGACGAATATCAGGACACCAACATTGCGCAGGGGCAACTGGTCTCAATCCTAGCCGAGCCGGAACGCAACATCTGCGTGGTCGGTGACGACGACCAATCGATCTATGCCTGGCGCGGGGCCACGATCGAGAACATCCTCGGTTTCGCCCGGCATTACCCCGATGTCATCACCGTGCGTCTGGAGCAAAACTACCGCTCCCGTCCCAACATCCTCGAAGCGGCGCACGCCGTGGTCGCTGCCAATCTCAATCGCCACCCCAAAAAGCTGTGGACCGACAAGCGTCCGGGACGGAAGATCACATTGATCCTGACACCCGATGACTGGTCCGAGGCGGATTTGGTGATCGGCCGCATTCGCTTGTTGTGTCGGCGCGATGGATTGGCACCGAGCGACTGTGTCGTGCTCTATCGCACCAACGCCCAGTCGCGCGTCTTCGAAGAGGCCTGCCGGCGCAGCAGTCTGCCGTATGTACTGGTCGGCGGCGTCAAGTTCTATCAGCGCGCCGAGATCAAGGATGTCCTCGCCTATGCGCAACTGATGGTCAATGGCAACGACAGTGTCGCCCTCCTGCGCATCATCAACCGGCCGTCGCGCGGCATCGGCGAGACCTCGCAGGAGAAGCTCGCCGCCGCACGGAAAATTGACGGACGCCCCTGGCTCGACTTCCTCGCCGACAAGACCGCGGTGACCGCCACTGTCGGCGCCCGTGCCGCCGGAGCCGTCGCGTCGTTTTCCCGACTTCTGAGTGACTTGCACGAGGCCCGCACCCGTTTGGGGATCGCCGACTGGTGCCGCCACCTGCTCGACACCGTCGATTTCAAGACCGCATGGCGCGACGATGATCCCCTGATCGCCGAGGGACGCGAGGAAAACGTCGAGGAACTCGTCGCCGCCATCGCCGAGTATGAGGCCACAGCCGAAGCTCCGTCCTTATCGGGTTTCCTCGAACAGGCCGCGCTCGTGACCGACGTCGACAACTACGAGACACGCGCCGAAGCAGTGACGCTGATGACGCTGCATGCCGCCAAGGGACTGGAATTCCCGGCGGTGTTCATCACCGGCTTGGAGGAGGGTCTCTTTCCGCTCCTGCGCTCGATGGAGAAGCCGGAGACTCTGGAGGAGGAACGGCGCTTGTTCTATGTCGGCGCCACGCGGGCCAAGGAGCAACTCTATCTGAGTTACGCGCGCACGCGCCGTCGCCTCGGCCCGGTCGCTTCGCTCAAATCCCGCTTCATCGAAGAGATACCGCGAGAATACCTCGACGTGGAGAACTTCATCCCCGAGACCGAGCTGGACGCGGGGGGACTCGGATACGATGCGCCCGGGCGCACTTGGCGCACCGGTTTCCAGGACCCGCAACGCCGTGCCCGCGCCGTCGCACGCCGTGATGCCGAGCCCCAGCCCAACCGCGCCGGGATCGCCCAATCATTGCAGGCCGGGACGATCATCCGTCACCCCAAGTTCGGTGAGGGGGAGGTCCTTGCGATTCACGGCATGGGCGACGGCACGACCTGCGAGATCGCGTTCCGCGCCGGATTCACCAAGACATTGATGGTTCGCTTCGCGCCCTTGGAGATTCTGCGAAACTGAGAGGGAATCGTAGTGACCCAAGGGTAGGGGCGTATGGCCATACGCCCTACGGTTGATTCGCAACGGGTTGGTAGGGGCGAAGCTTGTCTTCGCCCGGCCATTTCAACACGTCCCTGTGATCGCAGCGGGAATCATCCGTTGGGGCGCGGTTTCCGCGCCCTCGATGGGACAAGGGCGGGGAGACCCCGCCCCTTCATCTCACACGGCGCGCAAAACTCTGCCGCCGGATCGGCGCCCCGGAAGGCGACGTCAGACGTGCGGTCGCGTGCCCACACGCGACCGTTCATCCATTCTCGCATGCGCCGGGCGCGGGCACCCGGCGCCGTGGAGTTGCGATGTCCGTATCCCATTTGACAACAACGCAATCCGACGGATCGGCAGCGGGCGGAAATCCCTTGATCTTGCCACCGCATCCGGTTTCGTTCAACCGTGCGCTGATTGGTACGTATTAGCAAGCGACCGGACTGCGCCCACGAGGATTCCCGGCATCGGCGGGTCATCAGTCGGTACGTGGACAAACGGGGTGCAGGAGCCGGAAGGAAGTTGAACAGATCGAGGGCCGCATGAGGCGGCGCCTCAGAGGAGGTTGAACGACGTGAACCATGTGAAAACACTGCTGCTGTTGACCGTGCTGACCGTGATCCTGTTGATCATCGGCCAACTGGTCGGCGGGCAGCAGGGGATGATCATCGCCTTTGTCTTTGCGATGGCGATGAACTTCTTCTCGTATTGGTTTTCCGACAAGATCGTGCTGTCGATGTACCGCGCCCAGGAAGTAACCGAGGCCGATGCGCCGCGTCTGGTGCAGTTGGTGCGCTACAACGCCCAACGGGCGGGATTGCCGATGCCCCGGGTGTATATCATCCCGACATCGTCGCCGAATGCCTTTGCCACCGGACGCGATCCCTCGCATGCGGCGGTCGCCTTCACGCAGGGAATCCTGGACACGCTATCCGAGGATGAGCTCGAAGGCGTGCTGTCGCACGAGTTGGCGCATGTGAAGAACCGCGACATCTTGACACAGACGATCGCTGCCACGATCGCCGGGGCGATCTCGATGCTCGCTTACATGGCCCAGTGGGGTGCGATGTTCGGCGGCGGCGGCAGCCGCGACGACCGCGACTCCGGCGGCGGCATCATCGGCCTTCTGGTCATGGCGATTGTCGCCCCCTTGGCGGCGATGCTGGTGCAGATGGCGATTTCGCGCTCCCGCGAGTATGCCGCCGATCAGACCGGCGCCGGCATCTGCGGCAAACCGCTCTCTCTGGCCAATGCCCTGCGCAAGTTGCAGAAGGGTGTCGAGCGCCGCCCGTTGCAGGCCAACCCCGCCACGGCGCACATGTTCATTGTCAACCCGCTGTCGGGCCGCTCCTTCGCCCATCTGTTCTCCACACATCCGCCGCTGGAGGAACGGATTGCGCGCCTGGAGCAGTTGGCGTATTCTTGATGCGTCCCGTCTGAGGTGACCCGCCGGGGCTCACCGCCACAGGCGGCGAACTTGCGGTGATGTCACCTGACGACCCCGATAGTCCTTCCCGCTGTCATGTCACCGGCCCGCAAACGCCGGTGGGGACGGCGGTTTTCTCTGCCGCTCCGGGGACCGGGCCATGACCGGCTCCATAGCCGTGGAAGTTGCTCTCATTGCGGCGCTGATCCTGCTCAATGGGTTTTTCGCCGGCGCCGAGGCCGCACTGATCGCGGTGCGGCGCTCCCGAGTAAGCGAACTCGCCGCACGCGGCGGTGCCGCGGCACGGGCCCTGAAAAGACTCAAGGATGCGCCCGACCGATTCCTCGCCACGGTGCAGGTGGGCGTGACGGTGGTGGGGACACTCGCATCGGTGGTCTCTGGGGCCACCGTGGTCGATGCCCTGGCGCCACGCATCGCCCTGTGGCCGTGGGAACCGGCGCAGCGCTGGGCCGAGCAGATCGCCATCGGCATCGTCGTCGTGATCATCGCCCTCGCCACGCTCGTATTCGGGGAGTTGGTCCCCAAGTATCTCGCTTTGGCCCGTCCCGAACGGGTGGCGCTGTTTGCCTCCGGTCCGATCACCTGGTTGTCCCGCCTCGGCTATCCGGTTGTCACGCTGTTGTCGAGCGTGTCGCGCGGGGTCACTCGGCTGCTGGGCGTCCATCCCTCCGAGCAGCATCGGCCGGTATCGGATCAGGAGATCCGTTTGCTGGCGCTGGAGGGCTCATTGCACGGCTCCATCGATGACGTCGAACGCGAGCTCATCCATCAGGCGCTCGACTTCTCCGACACCACCGCGCGACAGGTGATGACCCCACGCCCCGACATTGCCGCCGTCAATCTCGCCGATGACGTCGAAACCGTGCTGCAGACGATTCGCGAAGAAGGGTATTCCCGCTTCCCGGTCTACGAGGAGACAATCGACCGCATCAAGGGCGTGATCTACACCAAGGACATCATCCACATTCTCAGCGAACGCTCGCCGGTCATCCTGCGCGATCTGGTGCGCCCGGTTCTTTTTGTCCCCGACTCGATGCCGATTCCGACCGTGCTGGCGCGCTTCAAGGCCGAGCGCCGTCATCTGGCCGTCGTCCTCGATGAATTCGGCGGCACCGCGGGGCTCCTGACGCTGGAGGATATTCTCGAAGAGATTGTCGGTGATATTCAGGATGAATATGATACCGAGCCGGAGGCCTTCCGCCTTCTCGAAGACGGCACGGCGCTCGCGCTCGGCGGCATGGCGATTATCGACTTCAACGAGCGCTTCGGCGCGCAATTGCCGACCGATCGCGGCGACACGCTCGCCGGCCTGATCTCCTCCACCCTTGATCGTCTCCCCCGCAAGGGCGACCACATTGAGCTGGCCGATGTCCGCCTCGATGTCGCCACCCTCGATGGCCGCCGCATTCAGCTCGTCCGCGCCCTGCGGATCTGAGAATTGTGCTTGACAAGGCTGGTCGACGGATGTTGACTATGGGCAGAACTGAATAGCCGCGGGGGGACCGATGCCGCGATCGTGGTCCAAAGGGATTCTGGGTGCTCTGCTTCTGGCAGGGGCGGTGGCCTTGGCCTGTTCCGACAAGGGGACCGAGCCGAAGCCGGCCGGATTCAACATCTATATCGCCGGCACATACTGGACGGACCCCTATGATGTGCAATCCAGAGTGGATCAGGTGTACGTCGTGAACGGTGACGGTTTTGGAATGGTCGATTCCATTCGATTCCCGTCGCCGCCGCTTGAGGCCGTGCCTTCTCCAGATGGGCGGTGGCTCTACACTTGGCGGCTGGGATGGGGAGTTGGCTCCGCGGCCGCTCTCTCCAAGATCGACCTTGGAAGCAACCAAATCGTTTGGACTGTCGAAGGCACGGGCGGAGGGACGACCTTACTGAAGGACGGGGACCTCTTAGTTGTCAGGGCATTCCAAGGCACTGTGTCCCATGCCGAGGTTCTCAACACAAAGGACGGAACGGTAGTGCGCCGTCTTCCGGACAGTCTGGTCCTTTGGTATGGCCCGACATCGGGGACCAAAGTGGCGGCCGTGGCGGCCGGGGATTCTAACCGCATTCGCGTCGTTGATGTGGAGAGCGCGGAGATGTACGGGAGCTACGTTCCCCGACTGCGGTCAGGTGGATACATCAGTTCCTATTACGCTGTACTGCACAACGACAAAAGAAGAGTATTGCTCATCGGACCGCGCACTGTCCTCCAGGATTCATGGTTTGTGGTTGGTGATGTCTTGACCGGCGAGACGCTGCTGGAACATGAGCTTGTCTACCCCTTTGGCGAGATCGCCATCAGCGGCAACGGCACGACGGCGGTTGTTACCGATCCAAGTCGGCCCCTTGTCTGGGATTCTGATCCAACGCTTGACGTGTTCAACTTGCGACAAATGAGCCACGTGTGGAGACCCGACTCTCGCCAATTCAGGGGCTTTCCTGGCCAGATCCGGTTCCTTCCCGGCGATCAGCGCGTTGTTACGGCGATGCCAGCGATGATGGGAACTGAACCACTTCACATCATTGATGTGACACAGAAGGAGGTTGTAGGGGCCATCTACCTGTCCGGCAGCGACACAACCGTTGAGGCTGGTACATGGACCGGTGCGTTGGGCGTTGGCCCGCACTTGTGACCACATGGATAGGGCGTGAGGAGTCAGATCCCGATCAGGAAGAGGAGGGGAATCATGACGAGAGAGGGCAGCGTTCTGCTGAGTGCCGCCGTGGCGGTGGCTGTCTGCGCCGCACCAGATGTCGCAGCTCAGGAGTTCTACTTTGATCTGGACTCTACCTACGCCATCGCACATTCCGACAGCAAGATCGCCGTGCAGTTCGACACGACCATAACACATCTTGAGCAGGCCGAGTTCTTGGCGACTCACCCATGCCTGGACGACACGATTCCGGCGGAGTATCTCGCGCGGGGCTTCTGGACCTACGGTCTGCAACCACCGTGGGATTACGACAGTGCGTCAGCCGGTCTTCTGGCGGATCCTGCCGTCCATCGCGTTGTGCCGGTGTACATGACCCTCTTGGATTCGGCGGAGTTCAAAGTCACGGATATGGTGTCAGTGCAGTATGATGCGGATCTACCGACGGACTCAGCCCTCGCCATCCTGGACGCTTTCGGATTGAGCTTTCTTGATTCCAGTGAATTCGTGCACAACCTGTGGCATGCGGCACTACACGACACGATCCGTGGCAGTCCTCTGAATATCGGCAACGAGTTGCACCTGCTCCCCGAGACCGAATGGGCCAGTGCGACCATGTTTGCCAGACCAGTTCTGATGGCAGACACGGCCCCGTCGGACGATCCGTATTTTCAGTATCAGTACTACCTCAAGAATACAGGCCAGAACGGGGGCACACCCGACGCCGACATCGACGCCGACCTGGCCTGGCAGTTGAGATTGGCGGACTCTCTTGTGCGTGTGGCGGTGATCGATGACGGCCTTATTGCGCACAAGGACTTGCGCCCCCCGCGACTGCTGCCGGGGCGTGACTTCGCTGGTGTTCATTGGTGGGCGCCCTCGTACGACAACGATCCCAGCCCAGGGGATCGCGAGAATCACGGCATGGCCTGCGCCGGAATCCTGGCTGCCTCCGACAACGACACCGGCGTCGTCGGTGTCCTCCCCAGTTGCCTGATAGTCCCTGTCAAGATACTTGATGACAGTGGAAATGCTATGCCCTACCCCAACCGTGTCGCGGAGGCAATCTACTACGCATGGTCACAGAACGTGGAGGTGATCTCCAATAGCTGGGGCTACATCACGACCACTCCGAACACAGACGTGGCCAACGCCATCAGGTACGTGACGAACGGCTGCGGCGGCGGCCAGAAGGATCCACAGACACAACATGGCTGTGTCATGGTTTTCTCCGCCGGCAACAACGCACATTTGGGGTACACGGTTCAGTTTCCCGCAAACATGCCCGAGGTCATCGCAGTGGGTGCCGTAGACAAGTCTGATGACGTCTGGTACTACA
This genomic stretch from Candidatus Zixiibacteriota bacterium harbors:
- a CDS encoding glycosyltransferase family 4 protein; the protein is MPDRYHLLLLVDSFPVPEAPAGLLSDRLPWRLDPELFATELAVVHDSPPLTATAVPALPVHTLGLRHGAWTPAVIQRLAVRRLLRRLQPDYLCTVGASARLLGLPAAHALDIPLRLSLIDNLGEDLTPASLTALRMAGRHATRFVVDSYAAARRLMRQERVDRARIDIIPPGVDYSRFPHRTVESVIEAKHALGLSRQQPLVVMAISSGQHQDCVRFVHVAAQLIRHQPDARFVLIGTMSREHITATKREIQTRHLSERLQLIDSPESLPLWLQAADVGVSTSHLESASRPLLLYMATGLPIVAVDAGGNRELITHGESGYLCDLADLDQLAMYIMVFLLSPEQSARIGATARHRAETEFPLSRATGAYEDYFRTLAYAVLSR
- a CDS encoding UvrD-helicase domain-containing protein, which codes for MTSSRPSHPETDPLLAELNPPQREAVTHGSGPLLILAGAGSGKTRVITYRIAHLLRLGVPPWSILAVTFTNKAAGEMKGRVRELVGDTAQAVWVSTFHSFAARFLRQEYQAAGLPRGFTIYDDDDKTRLLKRTIEELNLPIRTFVPGMVKSLISAAKDKLQDATAVARLARDDFDRRIAEIYAAYQRQLADAGAVDFDDLIVRTVNLLKEREDVRRRWQGRFHHVLVDEYQDTNIAQGQLVSILAEPERNICVVGDDDQSIYAWRGATIENILGFARHYPDVITVRLEQNYRSRPNILEAAHAVVAANLNRHPKKLWTDKRPGRKITLILTPDDWSEADLVIGRIRLLCRRDGLAPSDCVVLYRTNAQSRVFEEACRRSSLPYVLVGGVKFYQRAEIKDVLAYAQLMVNGNDSVALLRIINRPSRGIGETSQEKLAAARKIDGRPWLDFLADKTAVTATVGARAAGAVASFSRLLSDLHEARTRLGIADWCRHLLDTVDFKTAWRDDDPLIAEGREENVEELVAAIAEYEATAEAPSLSGFLEQAALVTDVDNYETRAEAVTLMTLHAAKGLEFPAVFITGLEEGLFPLLRSMEKPETLEEERRLFYVGATRAKEQLYLSYARTRRRLGPVASLKSRFIEEIPREYLDVENFIPETELDAGGLGYDAPGRTWRTGFQDPQRRARAVARRDAEPQPNRAGIAQSLQAGTIIRHPKFGEGEVLAIHGMGDGTTCEIAFRAGFTKTLMVRFAPLEILRN
- the htpX gene encoding zinc metalloprotease HtpX — protein: MNHVKTLLLLTVLTVILLIIGQLVGGQQGMIIAFVFAMAMNFFSYWFSDKIVLSMYRAQEVTEADAPRLVQLVRYNAQRAGLPMPRVYIIPTSSPNAFATGRDPSHAAVAFTQGILDTLSEDELEGVLSHELAHVKNRDILTQTIAATIAGAISMLAYMAQWGAMFGGGGSRDDRDSGGGIIGLLVMAIVAPLAAMLVQMAISRSREYAADQTGAGICGKPLSLANALRKLQKGVERRPLQANPATAHMFIVNPLSGRSFAHLFSTHPPLEERIARLEQLAYS
- a CDS encoding hemolysin family protein — protein: MTGSIAVEVALIAALILLNGFFAGAEAALIAVRRSRVSELAARGGAAARALKRLKDAPDRFLATVQVGVTVVGTLASVVSGATVVDALAPRIALWPWEPAQRWAEQIAIGIVVVIIALATLVFGELVPKYLALARPERVALFASGPITWLSRLGYPVVTLLSSVSRGVTRLLGVHPSEQHRPVSDQEIRLLALEGSLHGSIDDVERELIHQALDFSDTTARQVMTPRPDIAAVNLADDVETVLQTIREEGYSRFPVYEETIDRIKGVIYTKDIIHILSERSPVILRDLVRPVLFVPDSMPIPTVLARFKAERRHLAVVLDEFGGTAGLLTLEDILEEIVGDIQDEYDTEPEAFRLLEDGTALALGGMAIIDFNERFGAQLPTDRGDTLAGLISSTLDRLPRKGDHIELADVRLDVATLDGRRIQLVRALRI
- a CDS encoding S8 family serine peptidase; translated protein: MTREGSVLLSAAVAVAVCAAPDVAAQEFYFDLDSTYAIAHSDSKIAVQFDTTITHLEQAEFLATHPCLDDTIPAEYLARGFWTYGLQPPWDYDSASAGLLADPAVHRVVPVYMTLLDSAEFKVTDMVSVQYDADLPTDSALAILDAFGLSFLDSSEFVHNLWHAALHDTIRGSPLNIGNELHLLPETEWASATMFARPVLMADTAPSDDPYFQYQYYLKNTGQNGGTPDADIDADLAWQLRLADSLVRVAVIDDGLIAHKDLRPPRLLPGRDFAGVHWWAPSYDNDPSPGDRENHGMACAGILAASDNDTGVVGVLPSCLIVPVKILDDSGNAMPYPNRVAEAIYYAWSQNVEVISNSWGYITTTPNTDVANAIRYVTNGCGGGQKDPQTQHGCVMVFSAGNNAHLGYTVQFPANMPEVIAVGAVDKSDDVWYYSQPGPALDLMAPSGDKYIGDMWTTDQEAYWGWNPYVTGFGDAGGDVDYTSKMGGTSGACPQVAGVAALILARRLDFRGCSPHAIVYDVLTKSAEDLGQVGHDNWYGFGRVNAYRALCSVIHGDMDVDGNYDMTDVVTLIGMVFRGQPFPSWYWGLADVNCDETFTVQDIVLLINTAFRGGSPSQPCYKWLSDL